One genomic segment of Drosophila melanogaster chromosome 3R includes these proteins:
- the Rbp gene encoding RIM-binding protein, isoform N codes for MPYESMHHHQSAAAAVAAGTTPNGMLDALSLQLRDAEMRRTEIERAHQETLAQIRNLSGSARPDAEAVENLQSRARELEKKVALENVRCEELQIELTSALKAKQASRSACSGMGSVSSGGGATIPTSASSSTVTWAPTISHQDQGSEIDIIMAKIEQDNRVLAELEQPRTSASASMSALPPSSMLSTVNSEFRTISKSELEEELNRYKRAVLGGSGGGGGGVGGGGGGVSALSSGYSSLPQSLASTLPNGGASTSLSGTSLGSHSAAAAAAAHSVSAGSGGVVGGGGQGGLSSISALVPNSISGISSSLSSHAIQSMQYGTGQTSVEKLLSGTSGITGIPPLPVNIHTMKAMPTALSQSTTMPLLSLNSHNLPPAGSTSYSALGAGGGTSLTHPTMANLGLLDTGTLLGSTGLSGLGVGPSVGGITGATSLYGLSGGGGGAGGLGSSYGPPFLDVASSASYPFTAAALRQASKMKMLDEIDIPLTRYNRSSPCSPIPPNNWGLDEFTDGLSVSMMHNRGGLALGALDLDTRNHGLNGASEPQVDMLDIPGKGRCCVFIARFPYDPPDVHNEFLSMPCREAEGELSLCAGDYLLVWTSGEPQGGYLDAELLDGRRGLVPASFVQRLVGDDLLEFHQAVLSTLRDAEDGSMQCDTTSLPSLPPHNPLLTHTHEDLARLSETHTDLEHDQDDISDNVPAPKHLTLERQLNKSVLIGWSPPEPVGYNLIDSYHVYVDGVLKVTVKANERTRALIEGVDSTRPHRISVRSVTQNRQTSRDAACTMIIGRDTAHLGPSAVRASHITCSSAVISWLPANSNHQHVVCVNNVEVRTVKPGMYRHTITGLAPSTQYRVTVRAKHLRAVGQHAANVGQTGGAGRPGQEEAPGAYADFRTLTKGLPDPPQEIQLEAGPQDGTILVTWQPVNRPTSTGPVTGYAVYADGKKVTDINSPTGDHALIDIGKLGVFNPRAVTIRTKSRDSQSADSAPILIPNTVRNAVARRGPNQMGMGPQLPQGPHGMTVQQQMGGMPGQPGQQGQHMMGGQQDHGQYDPNQMQQQQQQQGQPGQPGHQPDAGSGLLGGLLGGLFSKPTQNQVNQNGYQPGQPGAQRGMVPIPGRPQGPQQQQQQPYGPQGPMGGPRFRGPVPGQLNMQGQQMQGQMQGQMQGQMQGQMSGQMPGQMPGQMPGQMPGQMAGQMAGQMPGQMPGQMPGQMSGQMPGQMMGPRGPLNQQQQQQQQMQQGQMMPGQQAGQQQAQPGQPGQPGQMPGAQKKPRYFVAMFDYDPSTMSPNPDGCDEELPFQEGDTIKVFGDKDADGFYWGELRGRRGYVPHNMVSEVEDTTASMTAGGQMPGQMPGQMGQGQGVGVGGTAQVMPGQGAPQQSMRNVSRDRWGDIYANMPVKRMIALYDYDPQELSPNVDAEQVELCFKTGEIILVYGDMDEDGFYMGELDGVRGLVPSNFLADAPDQYNNQMGPGGVAGRGGLSQRGRGQGPGARGPPPPPRDNMMPGMGGRGQPGKNARPASPTLLDNTGHPAPDHQTQGMIGRVGNVGLQQQQQQQQQQQQLQQQQQYGQQQTQMGQQQQQQQQMGQPGMMGQQMGQPMGQQMGQMGQMGQMGQQQMGQQQMGQQQQPPTTQAQTGGLFSGATSLLSGATSAATGGLFGSKQPPKTDPMQPQGGVQPAQQQANAFGAQQPGMGMQQQGGMQSGMQQGMQQGMQQGMQQGMQQGMQQGMQQGMQQGMQPGMQQQQQQPQQVPPQAQAPPPGPGAGLLGGLKGIAAAAPGGDVLSKGKDLFGKFGFGFGK; via the exons ATGCCGTACGAGTCGATGCACCATCATCAGTCGGCGGCCGCTGCCGTGGCCGCTGGCACCACCCCCAACGGAATGCTGGACGCCCTCAGCCTGCAGCTGCGCGATGCCGAGATGCGGCGCACGGAGATCGAGCGGGCGCATCAG GAAACCCTGGCACAAATACGCAATCTGAGCGGTAGCGCTCGTCCCGATGCCGAGGCGGTGGAGAATCTGCAGTCGAGAGCCCGGGAACTGGAAAAGAAG GTTGCGCTGGAAAATGTGCGCTGCGAGGAGCTGCAAATCGAACTGACGtcggctctgaaggccaaacaGGCATCCCGCTCGGCCTGCTCCGGAATGGGGAGCGTGTCCTCCGGTGGCGGCGCGACCATTCCTACATCGGCCAGCAGCTCCACCGTCACTTGGGCACCGACAATCAGCCACCAGGACCAAGGATCCGAGATTGATATCATAATGGCAAAGATTGAGCAG GATAATCGCGTGCTGGCCGAGCTGGAACAACCTCGCACCTCGGCCAGCGCCAGCATGTCAGCATTGCCGCCCAGTTCCATGTTGAGCACGGTAAATAGCGAATTTAGAACCATATCAAAGAGTG AACTCGAAGAAGAACTGAACCGCTACAAAAGAGCAGTTCTGGGAGGaagcggaggaggaggaggtggcgtcggcggcggcggcggcggtgtcTCCGCCCTATCCTCCGGCTACTCAAGCCTGCCGCAATCGCTGGCCTCCACGCTGCCCAATGGTGGGGCCAGCACCAGCTTGAGCGGCACCAGTCTTGGCTCGCACAGCGcggccgccgctgctgccgcccaCAGCGTCTCCGCTGGATCGGGAGGCGTGGTCGGGGGCGGCGGCCAAGGCGGCCTATCATCCATATCGGCCCTGGTGCCCAACTCAATCAGCGGCATATCCTCGAGTCTAAGCAGCCATGCCATTCAATCGATGCAGTACGGAACCGGACAGACGTCCGTGGAGAAACTGCTGAGCGGAACTAGTGGAATCACTGGCATTCCACCCCTGCCGGTAAATATTCACACGATGAAGGCTATGCCAACGGCATTAAGTCAG AGCACAACCATGCCCCTCCTGTCACTCAACTCGCATAACCTGCCGCCCGCCGGCTCGACCAGCTACTCAGCTTTGGGCGCCGGTGGCGGCACCTCGCTGACGCACCCGACCATGGCCAATCTGGGCCTGCTGGACACCGGCACCCTACTGGGTTCCACCGGCTTGAGCGGATTGGGCGTGGGACCAAGTGTTGGCGGCATCACTGGAGCCACATCTCTGTACGGCCTAagcggtggcggcggaggagcCGGTGGTCTGGGCAGCTCCTATGGTCCGCCGTTCCTGGACGTGGCGTCGAGCGCCTCGTATCCATTCACCGCGGCCGCCCTGCGACAGGCttccaaaatgaaaatgctggACGAGATTGACATACCGCTGACGCGGTACAACCGCAGCTCGCCCTGCTCACCCATTCCGCCGAACAACTGGGGACTGGACGAGTTCACCGACGGCCTCAGTGTCTCCATGATGCATAACCGCGGCGGTCTGGCACTGGGTGCCCTAGATTTGGACA CTCGCAATCATGGCCTAAATGGAGCCAGTGAACCGCAGGTGGATATGCTCGATATTCCTGGAAAGGGCCGCTGCTGCGTATTCATAGCCAGATTTCCCTATGATCCTCCAGA TGTTCATAATGAATTCCTTTCCATGCCTTGCAGGGAGGCTGAGGGCGAGCTCTCCCTGTGCGCCGGCGACTATCTGCTGGTGTGGACCAGTGGTGAGCCCCAAGGTGGCTACCTAGATGCGGAGCTGCTGGACGGGCGACGCGGCCTTGTTCCTGCCTCCTTTGTGCAACGCTTAGTAG GCGACGACCTCCTGGAGTTCCACCAGGCGGTGCTGTCGACGCTGCGCGATGCCGAGGACGGATCGATGCAGTGCGACACCACGTCGCTGCCCTCCTTGCCACCGCACAACCCATTGCTCACACACACCCACGAGGATCTGGCACGCTTAAGTGAGACGCACACCGATCTGGAGCACGACCAGGACGACATCAGCGACAATG TTCCAGCACCCAAGCACTTGACGCTGGAACGGCAGCTGAACAAGAGCGTGCTCATTGGCTGGTCGCCGCCGGAGCCAGTGGGCTACAACCTCATCGACAGCTACCACGTCTACGTGGACGGCGTGCTCAAGGTCACCGTGAAGGCCAACGAACGCACACGCGCGCTTATCGAGGGCGTTGACTCCACGCGG CCGCATCGCATCAGCGTGCGGAGCGTAACCCAGAACCGACAGACATCGCGGGATGCCGCCTGCACGATGATCATCGGGCGGGACACCGCTCATCTGGGCCCCTCGGCGGTGCGCGCCTCGCACATAACTTGTTCCTCGGCGGTCATCTCGTGGCTGCCGGCCAACTCGAACCACCAGCACGTGGTGTGTGTAAACAATGTGGAGGTGCGCACCGTCAAGCCGGGCATGTATAGGCATACAATCACTGGCCTGGCGCCGAGCACCCAGTACCGGGTGACGGTGCGGGCCAAGCATCTGCGGGCCGTGGGCCAGCATGCGGCGAATGTGGGCCAAACGGGCGGAGCTGGGCGGCCGGGACAGGAGGAGGCGCCCGGAGCGTATGCTGACTTCCGCACCCTCACCAAGGGCCTGCCCGATCCGCCGCAGGAGATTCAGCTAGAGGCCGGTCCGCAGGATGGTACCATTCTGGTGACATGGCAGCCGGTTAACAGGCCCACCTCGACGGGGCCTGTAACCGGCTATGCTGTGTACGCCGATGGTAAGAAGGTCACCGACATTAACTCGCCCACCGGCGACCACGCCCTCATCGACATTGGCAAGCTGGGCGTCTTCAATCCGCGTGCCGTGACCATACGCACCAAGTCCCGCGATTCCCAGTCGGCGGACAGTGCGCCCATCTTGATACCAA ACACTGTGCGCAATGCGGTGGCTCGCAGGGGTCCCAATCAGATGGGCATGGGTCCGCAATTGCCGCAGGGACCGCACGGGATGACggtgcagcagcagatggGCGGCATGCCCGGCCAGCCGGGTCAACAGGGCCAGCACATGATGGGTGGGCAGCAGGATCACGGCCAGTACGATCCCAAtcagatgcagcagcagcaacagcagcagggtCAGCCGGGTCAACCGGGTCATCAG CCCGACGCAGGCTCCGGATTGTTAGGTGGCCTTCTCGGTGGCCTCTTCTCGAAACCCACACAGAATCAAGTGAACCAGAAT GGCTATCAGCCAGGCCAACCAGGAGCGCAACGGGGCATGGTCCCGATTCCAGGAAGACCGCAGGGaccacagcaacagcagcagcagccctACGGACCCCAGGGTCCCATGGGTGGGCCACGCTTTCGAGGACCAGTTCCCGGCCAGCTTAATATGCAGGGCCAGCAGATGCAGGGGCAAATGCAAGGGCAGATGCAAGGGCAGATGCAGGGTCAGATGTCGGGTCAGATGCCCGGTCAAATGCCTGGACAAATGCCTGGTCAAATGCCAGGTCAGATGGCTGGACAAATGGCTGGTCAGATGCCTGGCCAGATGCCAGGTCAAATGCCCGGTCAGATGTCCGGTCAGATGCCTGGCCAGATGATGGGACCACGAGGACCGCtcaatcagcagcaacagcagcagcagcagatgcagcagGGCCAGATGATGCCCGGCCAGCAGGCAGGACAGCAGCAGGCCCAGCCCGGTCAACCGGGACAACCGGGTCAGATGCCCGGAGCACAGAAGAAGCCCCGCTATTTTGTGGCCATGTTCGACTACGACCCATCCACGATGAGTCCAAATCCCGATGGCTGCGACGAAGAGCTGCCCTTCCAGGAGGGCGACACGATCAAG gTATTTGGTGATAAGGATGCGGATGGCTTCTACTGGGGCGAGTTACGTGGCCGCCGAGGCTATGTGCCGCACAACATGGTCTCCGAGGTGGAGGACACCACCGCCTCCATGACTGCCGGTGGACAGATGCCCGGTCAAATGCCGGGCCAGATGGGCCAGGGCCAGGGAGTCGGCGTGGGCGGCACCGCCCAGGTGATGCCCGGCCAAGGTGCTCCGCAGCAGAGCATGCGCAACGTGAGCCGCGACCGCTGGGGTGACATCTATGCCAACATGCCCGTGAAGCGAATGATCGCGCTCTACGACTACGATCCCCAGGAGTTGAGTCCCAATGTGGATGCCGAG CAGGTGGAATTGTGTTTCAAGACGGGCGAAATCATACTCGTCTACGGTGATATGGATGAAGACGGTTTCTACATGGGCGAACTGGACGGCGTGCGCGGCCTGGTGCCGTCTAACTTCCTGGCGGACGCGCCCGACCAGTACAACAACCAGATGGGTCCGGGCGGAGTGGCCGGCCGCGGCGGTCTGAGCCAACGGGGCAGGGGTCAGGGGCCAGGAGCGAGGGGGCCGCCGCCCCCGCCACGTGACAACATGATGCCCGGAATGGGCGGGCGCGGCCAGCCGGGCAAAA ATGCTCGCCCTGCTTCCCCTACACTGTTAGACAACACGGGCCATCCTGCCCCCGATCACCAAACGCAG GGGATGATCGGTCGCGTTGGTAATGTTGgcctgcagcagcaacagcaacagcagcagcagcagcagcaactccaacagcagcagcagtacgGTCAGCAACAGACGCAGATgggacagcagcagcagcaacagcagcaaatgGGACAACCTGGAATGATGGGTCAGCAAATGGGTCAGCCGATGGGTCAGCAAATGGGACAGATGGGTCAAATGGGTCAGATGGGTCAGCAGCAGATGGGACAGCAGCAGATgggacagcagcagcagccgccgacGACACAGGCGCAAACGGGCGGACTATTCTCCGGCGCGACTAGCCTGCTCTCTGGTGCTACCTCGGCTGCCACCGGTGGTCTATTTGGGTCGAAGCAACCGCCCAAGACGGATCCAATGCAACCACAAGGTGGTGTGCAGCCAGCGCAGCAACAAGCAAACGCCTTTGGTGCCCAGCAGCCTGGCATGGGCATGCAGCAGCAGGGGGGAATGCAGTCCGGAATGCAGCAGGGCATGCAGCAGGGCATGCAGCAGGGTATGCAGCAAGGGATGCAGCAAGGGATGCAGCAGGGGATGCAGCAGGGCATGCAGCAGGGTATGCAGCCCggaatgcagcagcagcagcagcagccacaacaagTGCCACCGCAAGCCCAGGCGCCGCCTCCAGGACCGGGCGCCGGATTGCTGGGCGGGCTCAAGGGCATCGCGGCAGCGGCGCCCGGCGGCGATGTCCTGTCGAAAGGCAAAGACCTCTTCGGAAAATTCGGGTTCGGCTTTGGCAAATAA
- the Rbp gene encoding RIM-binding protein, isoform O: protein MPYESMHHHQSAAAAVAAGTTPNGMLDALSLQLRDAEMRRTEIERAHQETLAQIRNLSGSARPDAEAVENLQSRARELEKKVALENVRCEELQIELTSALKAKQASRSACSGMGSVSSGGGATIPTSASSSTVTWAPTISHQDQGSEIDIIMAKIEQDNRVLAELEQPRTSASASMSALPPSSMLSTVNSEFRTISKSELEEELNRYKRAVLGGSGGGGGGVGGGGGGVSALSSGYSSLPQSLASTLPNGGASTSLSGTSLGSHSAAAAAAAHSVSAGSGGVVGGGGQGGLSSISALVPNSISGISSSLSSHAIQSMQYGTGQTSVEKLLSGTSGITGIPPLPSTTMPLLSLNSHNLPPAGSTSYSALGAGGGTSLTHPTMANLGLLDTGTLLGSTGLSGLGVGPSVGGITGATSLYGLSGGGGGAGGLGSSYGPPFLDVASSASYPFTAAALRQASKMKMLDEIDIPLTRYNRSSPCSPIPPNNWGLDEFTDGLSVSMMHNRGGLALGALDLDTRNHGLNGASEPQVDMLDIPGKGRCCVFIARFPYDPPDVHNEFLSMPCREAEGELSLCAGDYLLVWTSGEPQGGYLDAELLDGRRGLVPASFVQRLVGDDLLEFHQAVLSTLRDAEDGSMQCDTTSLPSLPPHNPLLTHTHEDLARLSETHTDLEHDQDDISDNVPAPKHLTLERQLNKSVLIGWSPPEPVGYNLIDSYHVYVDGVLKVTVKANERTRALIEGVDSTRPHRISVRSVTQNRQTSRDAACTMIIGRDTAHLGPSAVRASHITCSSAVISWLPANSNHQHVVCVNNVEVRTVKPGMYRHTITGLAPSTQYRVTVRAKHLRAVGQHAANVGQTGGAGRPGQEEAPGAYADFRTLTKGLPDPPQEIQLEAGPQDGTILVTWQPVNRPTSTGPVTGYAVYADGKKVTDINSPTGDHALIDIGKLGVFNPRAVTIRTKSRDSQSADSAPILIPNTVRNAVARRGPNQMGMGPQLPQGPHGMTVQQQMGGMPGQPGQQGQHMMGGQQDHGQYDPNQMQQQQQQQGQPGQPGHQGYQPGQPGAQRGMVPIPGRPQGPQQQQQQPYGPQGPMGGPRFRGPVPGQLNMQGQQMQGQMQGQMQGQMQGQMSGQMPGQMPGQMPGQMPGQMAGQMAGQMPGQMPGQMPGQMSGQMPGQMMGPRGPLNQQQQQQQQMQQGQMMPGQQAGQQQAQPGQPGQPGQMPGAQKKPRYFVAMFDYDPSTMSPNPDGCDEELPFQEGDTIKVFGDKDADGFYWGELRGRRGYVPHNMVSEVEDTTASMTAGGQMPGQMPGQMGQGQGVGVGGTAQVMPGQGAPQQSMRNVSRDRWGDIYANMPVKRMIALYDYDPQELSPNVDAEQVELCFKTGEIILVYGDMDEDGFYMGELDGVRGLVPSNFLADAPDQYNNQMGPGGVAGRGGLSQRGRGQGPGARGPPPPPRDNMMPGMGGRGQPGKRDDRSRW, encoded by the exons ATGCCGTACGAGTCGATGCACCATCATCAGTCGGCGGCCGCTGCCGTGGCCGCTGGCACCACCCCCAACGGAATGCTGGACGCCCTCAGCCTGCAGCTGCGCGATGCCGAGATGCGGCGCACGGAGATCGAGCGGGCGCATCAG GAAACCCTGGCACAAATACGCAATCTGAGCGGTAGCGCTCGTCCCGATGCCGAGGCGGTGGAGAATCTGCAGTCGAGAGCCCGGGAACTGGAAAAGAAG GTTGCGCTGGAAAATGTGCGCTGCGAGGAGCTGCAAATCGAACTGACGtcggctctgaaggccaaacaGGCATCCCGCTCGGCCTGCTCCGGAATGGGGAGCGTGTCCTCCGGTGGCGGCGCGACCATTCCTACATCGGCCAGCAGCTCCACCGTCACTTGGGCACCGACAATCAGCCACCAGGACCAAGGATCCGAGATTGATATCATAATGGCAAAGATTGAGCAG GATAATCGCGTGCTGGCCGAGCTGGAACAACCTCGCACCTCGGCCAGCGCCAGCATGTCAGCATTGCCGCCCAGTTCCATGTTGAGCACGGTAAATAGCGAATTTAGAACCATATCAAAGAGTG AACTCGAAGAAGAACTGAACCGCTACAAAAGAGCAGTTCTGGGAGGaagcggaggaggaggaggtggcgtcggcggcggcggcggcggtgtcTCCGCCCTATCCTCCGGCTACTCAAGCCTGCCGCAATCGCTGGCCTCCACGCTGCCCAATGGTGGGGCCAGCACCAGCTTGAGCGGCACCAGTCTTGGCTCGCACAGCGcggccgccgctgctgccgcccaCAGCGTCTCCGCTGGATCGGGAGGCGTGGTCGGGGGCGGCGGCCAAGGCGGCCTATCATCCATATCGGCCCTGGTGCCCAACTCAATCAGCGGCATATCCTCGAGTCTAAGCAGCCATGCCATTCAATCGATGCAGTACGGAACCGGACAGACGTCCGTGGAGAAACTGCTGAGCGGAACTAGTGGAATCACTGGCATTCCACCCCTGCCG AGCACAACCATGCCCCTCCTGTCACTCAACTCGCATAACCTGCCGCCCGCCGGCTCGACCAGCTACTCAGCTTTGGGCGCCGGTGGCGGCACCTCGCTGACGCACCCGACCATGGCCAATCTGGGCCTGCTGGACACCGGCACCCTACTGGGTTCCACCGGCTTGAGCGGATTGGGCGTGGGACCAAGTGTTGGCGGCATCACTGGAGCCACATCTCTGTACGGCCTAagcggtggcggcggaggagcCGGTGGTCTGGGCAGCTCCTATGGTCCGCCGTTCCTGGACGTGGCGTCGAGCGCCTCGTATCCATTCACCGCGGCCGCCCTGCGACAGGCttccaaaatgaaaatgctggACGAGATTGACATACCGCTGACGCGGTACAACCGCAGCTCGCCCTGCTCACCCATTCCGCCGAACAACTGGGGACTGGACGAGTTCACCGACGGCCTCAGTGTCTCCATGATGCATAACCGCGGCGGTCTGGCACTGGGTGCCCTAGATTTGGACA CTCGCAATCATGGCCTAAATGGAGCCAGTGAACCGCAGGTGGATATGCTCGATATTCCTGGAAAGGGCCGCTGCTGCGTATTCATAGCCAGATTTCCCTATGATCCTCCAGA TGTTCATAATGAATTCCTTTCCATGCCTTGCAGGGAGGCTGAGGGCGAGCTCTCCCTGTGCGCCGGCGACTATCTGCTGGTGTGGACCAGTGGTGAGCCCCAAGGTGGCTACCTAGATGCGGAGCTGCTGGACGGGCGACGCGGCCTTGTTCCTGCCTCCTTTGTGCAACGCTTAGTAG GCGACGACCTCCTGGAGTTCCACCAGGCGGTGCTGTCGACGCTGCGCGATGCCGAGGACGGATCGATGCAGTGCGACACCACGTCGCTGCCCTCCTTGCCACCGCACAACCCATTGCTCACACACACCCACGAGGATCTGGCACGCTTAAGTGAGACGCACACCGATCTGGAGCACGACCAGGACGACATCAGCGACAATG TTCCAGCACCCAAGCACTTGACGCTGGAACGGCAGCTGAACAAGAGCGTGCTCATTGGCTGGTCGCCGCCGGAGCCAGTGGGCTACAACCTCATCGACAGCTACCACGTCTACGTGGACGGCGTGCTCAAGGTCACCGTGAAGGCCAACGAACGCACACGCGCGCTTATCGAGGGCGTTGACTCCACGCGG CCGCATCGCATCAGCGTGCGGAGCGTAACCCAGAACCGACAGACATCGCGGGATGCCGCCTGCACGATGATCATCGGGCGGGACACCGCTCATCTGGGCCCCTCGGCGGTGCGCGCCTCGCACATAACTTGTTCCTCGGCGGTCATCTCGTGGCTGCCGGCCAACTCGAACCACCAGCACGTGGTGTGTGTAAACAATGTGGAGGTGCGCACCGTCAAGCCGGGCATGTATAGGCATACAATCACTGGCCTGGCGCCGAGCACCCAGTACCGGGTGACGGTGCGGGCCAAGCATCTGCGGGCCGTGGGCCAGCATGCGGCGAATGTGGGCCAAACGGGCGGAGCTGGGCGGCCGGGACAGGAGGAGGCGCCCGGAGCGTATGCTGACTTCCGCACCCTCACCAAGGGCCTGCCCGATCCGCCGCAGGAGATTCAGCTAGAGGCCGGTCCGCAGGATGGTACCATTCTGGTGACATGGCAGCCGGTTAACAGGCCCACCTCGACGGGGCCTGTAACCGGCTATGCTGTGTACGCCGATGGTAAGAAGGTCACCGACATTAACTCGCCCACCGGCGACCACGCCCTCATCGACATTGGCAAGCTGGGCGTCTTCAATCCGCGTGCCGTGACCATACGCACCAAGTCCCGCGATTCCCAGTCGGCGGACAGTGCGCCCATCTTGATACCAA ACACTGTGCGCAATGCGGTGGCTCGCAGGGGTCCCAATCAGATGGGCATGGGTCCGCAATTGCCGCAGGGACCGCACGGGATGACggtgcagcagcagatggGCGGCATGCCCGGCCAGCCGGGTCAACAGGGCCAGCACATGATGGGTGGGCAGCAGGATCACGGCCAGTACGATCCCAAtcagatgcagcagcagcaacagcagcagggtCAGCCGGGTCAACCGGGTCATCAG GGCTATCAGCCAGGCCAACCAGGAGCGCAACGGGGCATGGTCCCGATTCCAGGAAGACCGCAGGGaccacagcaacagcagcagcagccctACGGACCCCAGGGTCCCATGGGTGGGCCACGCTTTCGAGGACCAGTTCCCGGCCAGCTTAATATGCAGGGCCAGCAGATGCAGGGGCAAATGCAAGGGCAGATGCAAGGGCAGATGCAGGGTCAGATGTCGGGTCAGATGCCCGGTCAAATGCCTGGACAAATGCCTGGTCAAATGCCAGGTCAGATGGCTGGACAAATGGCTGGTCAGATGCCTGGCCAGATGCCAGGTCAAATGCCCGGTCAGATGTCCGGTCAGATGCCTGGCCAGATGATGGGACCACGAGGACCGCtcaatcagcagcaacagcagcagcagcagatgcagcagGGCCAGATGATGCCCGGCCAGCAGGCAGGACAGCAGCAGGCCCAGCCCGGTCAACCGGGACAACCGGGTCAGATGCCCGGAGCACAGAAGAAGCCCCGCTATTTTGTGGCCATGTTCGACTACGACCCATCCACGATGAGTCCAAATCCCGATGGCTGCGACGAAGAGCTGCCCTTCCAGGAGGGCGACACGATCAAG gTATTTGGTGATAAGGATGCGGATGGCTTCTACTGGGGCGAGTTACGTGGCCGCCGAGGCTATGTGCCGCACAACATGGTCTCCGAGGTGGAGGACACCACCGCCTCCATGACTGCCGGTGGACAGATGCCCGGTCAAATGCCGGGCCAGATGGGCCAGGGCCAGGGAGTCGGCGTGGGCGGCACCGCCCAGGTGATGCCCGGCCAAGGTGCTCCGCAGCAGAGCATGCGCAACGTGAGCCGCGACCGCTGGGGTGACATCTATGCCAACATGCCCGTGAAGCGAATGATCGCGCTCTACGACTACGATCCCCAGGAGTTGAGTCCCAATGTGGATGCCGAG CAGGTGGAATTGTGTTTCAAGACGGGCGAAATCATACTCGTCTACGGTGATATGGATGAAGACGGTTTCTACATGGGCGAACTGGACGGCGTGCGCGGCCTGGTGCCGTCTAACTTCCTGGCGGACGCGCCCGACCAGTACAACAACCAGATGGGTCCGGGCGGAGTGGCCGGCCGCGGCGGTCTGAGCCAACGGGGCAGGGGTCAGGGGCCAGGAGCGAGGGGGCCGCCGCCCCCGCCACGTGACAACATGATGCCCGGAATGGGCGGGCGCGGCCAGCCGGGCAAAA GGGATGATCGGTCGCGTTGGTAA